CAGGCGCGGATGTCCGGGACGAGCCGTAAGCCCTGTCGACTCACCCCCGGTCACCGGAGTTTGCAGACGGTAGCGGGCATACCTCGCCTGACACGTTCCTCACATTCAATGGCTACAGTCCCGGCGTGCCGTCCACCCCCACACGTCGCATCCTTTCCGTACTCCCGCTTCTGGCCCTGCTGACGTTGAGCGCCTCCGGTGCCGGCGCCCATCCCACGTTCAGTGCGGCGCCGACCACCACAGGCCAACCGAGCCCGTCCGACCCGCCCCCGGTCAGCGCATCGGCAACGCCGTCAGGGACGCTGCCGGTGGCGGGAAGCCCCGCGCCGAAGAGCTTGGCCTGGTACCTCGCCCAGGTGCCGGACTTCCCCGAGGCGCCGCCACCGCAGCGGGTGCAACTGCCCAAGGACGGCTCGGCCCCGTTCTGGTTCCGGGTGCCGACCGACCAGAAGGTCGCGTTCATCACCATCGATGACGGCGGGCTGGCCCGTCCTCCAGCGGTTGTCGACTTCATCCGGGAGGCGCACATCCCGGTCACGATGTTCCTGAACTCCCCGGCTGCGGCCGAGCACACGCCCTATTTCAAGCAGATCGAGGCGGC
The Micromonospora pisi DNA segment above includes these coding regions:
- a CDS encoding polysaccharide deacetylase family protein — translated: MPSTPTRRILSVLPLLALLTLSASGAGAHPTFSAAPTTTGQPSPSDPPPVSASATPSGTLPVAGSPAPKSLAWYLAQVPDFPEAPPPQRVQLPKDGSAPFWFRVPTDQKVAFITIDDGGLARPPAVVDFIREAHIPVTMFLNSPAAAEHTPYFKQIEAAGGVVENHTITHTSLKGRPYAFQKHEICGAADKLEQLFGKRPTLFRPPFGNRDATTLKAAYDCGMKAVFHWTETVNEGIVRYQTPTKVVKPGEVLLMHFRPALMDDLLAALKAIHRSGLTPVLLEDYVG